ACGATATCGCGGATCGCTCAGAAATGAGAGCTCGTTGGCGCCAGCTTCTTCTAAACGTGCCAAACGCTCGATGGCTTTATCTTCGCCTTCGAGCGTTCCGCCGAACTCGTTTGCTATCTCGGAAAGTTTTATCATAACACCCGGTGGGTGATCATATAGGATCACCCGAAACAAATCGATTACTTCTTTTGTAGCTCATCGAGAATTTTTTGTGTGATATCGTCGGTCGGCTTTGCATAGACAATGCTCCCCGGGACTACATCGAAAATGTAGTCGTATCCATCCAACTCACCAATTTTCTTGATTACTGCATTCACTTTTTCAAGAATCGGTTTGGTGAGTTCGGCGTTCCGTTGATACAACTTTCCTTCCGGCCCCCACGTTTCGCGCTGAAACTTTTCGTAGCCATCCATTTTTGCGCGAATCTCGTTATACTTTTCCTTTTGTTTTTCTTCAGTCATCATTGCCGACTGTTTCTCGAAAGTGTCGCGCATTTTTGTAATCTCAACTTCCATTCCGTCAAGCTTCTTCTTGTATTCGCTCTCTTCGGATTCCAACTGCTTCTGAGCATCAAGTG
The sequence above is a segment of the bacterium genome. Coding sequences within it:
- a CDS encoding OmpH family outer membrane protein, encoding MKQFFLAAVLGIFAFAGVVFAKDMKIAYINSQQIMAEFQESLDAQKQLESEESEYKKKLDGMEVEITKMRDTFEKQSAMMTEEKQKEKYNEIRAKMDGYEKFQRETWGPEGKLYQRNAELTKPILEKVNAVIKKIGELDGYDYIFDVVPGSIVYAKPTDDITQKILDELQKK